One Panicum virgatum strain AP13 chromosome 9K, P.virgatum_v5, whole genome shotgun sequence genomic region harbors:
- the LOC120649625 gene encoding probable xyloglucan glycosyltransferase 9 — MAPWSGLWGGKAGGDAYRGTPVVVKMENPNWSISEISSPEDDDEDILATGGRRKGGRSKNAKQIRWVLLLKAHRAAGCLASLASAAVSLGGAARRRVAAGRTDAEAGVVAATGESPVVRSRFYAFIKAFLVVSLLLLAVEVGAYLNGWDLGDSALALPVIGLESLYASWLRFRAAYVAPGIQFLTDACVVLFLIQSADRLIQCLGCFYIHLKRIKPKPKSPALPDAEDPDAGYYPMVLVQIPMCNEKEVYQQSIAAVCNLDWPKSNFLVQVLDDSDDPLTQTLIREEVAKWQQQGARIVYRHRVLRDGYKAGNLKSAMSCSYVKDYEFVAIFDADFQPNPDFLKRTVPHFKDNDELGLVQARWSFVNRDENLLTRLQYINLCFHFEVEQQVNGVFLNFFGFNGTAGVWRIKALEDSGGWMERTTVEDMDIAVRAHLHGWKFIFLNDVECQCELPESYEAYRKQQHRWHSGPMQLFRLCLPDIIKCKIAFWKKANLIFLFFLLRKLILPFYSFTLFCIILPMTMFVPEAELPDWVVCYIPALMSLLNILPSPKSFPFIIPYLLFENTMSVTKFNAMISGLFQLGSAYEWVVTKKSGRSSEGDLISLAPPKELRHQKTGSAPNLDTVAKEQLASKDAKKKHNRIYKKELALSMLLLTAAARSLLSKQGIHFYFLLFQGISFLLVGLDLIGEQVE, encoded by the exons ATGGCGCCGTGGAGCGGCTTGTGGGGCGgcaaggccggcggcgacgcctaCCGGGGCACGCCGGTGGTGGTCAAGATGGAGAACCCCAACTGGTCCATCTCCGAGATCTCCTCGCCGGAGGATGACGACGAGGACATCTTGGCCACCGGCGGCCGCCGCAAGGGGGGCCGCTCCAAGAACGCCAAGCAGATCAGGTGGGTGCTGCTGCTCAAGgcgcaccgcgccgccggctgcctcgcctcgctcgcctccgccgccgtctcgctcggcggcgccgccaggcGAAGGGTCGCCGCGGGGAGGACCGACGCTGAGGCCGGCGTGGTGGCCGCCACGGGCGAGAGCCCCGTTGTGCGCTCCAGATTCTACGCCTTCATCAAGGCCTTCCTCGTCGTCTCCCTGCTGCTCCTCGCCGTTGAGGTCGGCGCTTACCTCAACGGCTGGGACCTTGGCGACTCCGCGCTCGCCCTCCCCGTCATCGGCCTCGAGTCGCTGTACGCCTCTTGGTTGCGCTTCCGCGCGGCCTACGTTGCGCCGGGGATACAGTTCCTCACCGACGCCTGCGTCGTGCTCTTCCTCATCCAGAGCGCCGACCGCCTCATCCAGTGCCTTGGCTGCTTCTACATCCACCTCAAGCGCATCAAGCCCAAGCCCAAGTCCCCTGCATTGCCGGATGCGGAGGACCCTGATGCTGGGTACTACCCCATGGTACTTGTGCAGATACCAATGTGCAACGAGAAGGAG GTGTATCAGCAATCAATTGCGGCCGTGTGCAACCTTGACTGGCCAAAATCCAACTTCTTGGTTCAGGTGTTGGATGACTCTGACGACCCGCTAACCCAGACTCTGATCAGAGAGGAGGTGGCCAAGTGGCAACAGCAAGGTGCCCGGATTGTGTACCGGCACCGAGTGTTGAGGGATGGTTACAAGGCTGGAAACCTCAAGTCAGCCATGAGCTGCAGCTACGTGAAGGATTACGAGTTTGTTGCTATCTTTGATGCAGACTTCCAGCCAAATCCAGACTTCCTGAAGCGCACCGTTCCACATTTCAAG GATAACGATGAACTTGGGCTAGTCCAAGCAAGATGGTCCTTTGTGAATAGGGATGAGAATCTGTTGACTCGATTGCAATATATTAATCTCTGCTTCCACTTTGAGGTGGAACAGCAGGTAAATGGGGTGTTCTTaaacttctttgggttcaacgGCACTGCTGGGGTTTGGAGAATCAAGGCATTGGAGGACTCTGGTGGATGGATGGAACGGACAACAGTGGAGGATATGGACATCGCTGTTAGGGCACACCTACATGGCTGGAAGTTTATATTCCTGAATGATGTTGAG TGTCAGTGCGAATTGCCTgagtcttatgaggcttacagGAAGCAGCAGCATCGGTGGCATTCTGGTCCAATGCAGCTATTCAGGCTCTGTTTACCGGACATCATCAAATGCAAG ATTGCGTTTTGGAAGAAAGCCAACCTAATCTTTCTGTTTTTCCTGCTACGGAAGCTCATATTACCTTTCTACTCCTTCACGCTCTTCTGCATCATCCTCCCGATGACAATGTTTGTGCCTGAAGCTGAGCTTCctgattgggttgtgtgctacATTCCGGCCCTGATGTCCTTGCTCAACATCCTCCCTTCTCCAAAGTCATTCCCTTTCATCATCCCATACCTGCTCTTCGAGAACACCATGTCGGTGACAAAGTTCAACGCGATGATCTCTGGCCTGTTCCAGCTTGGAAGCGCGTACGAGTGGGTGGTGACCAAGAAATCAGGCCGCTCATCGGAGGGCGATCTCATTTCCCTGGCACCACCCAAGGAGCTGAGACACCAAAAGACGGGCTCGGCGCCTAACCTCGACACGGTTGCAAAGGAGCAGCTTGCTTCGAAGGACGCGAAGAAGAAGCACAACCGGATATACAAGAAGGAGCTGGCGCTCTCGATGCTCCTGCTAACGGCCGCGGCCCGGAGCTTGCTGTCGAAGCAGGGTATACACTTCTACTTCCTCCTGTTCCAGGGCATCTCCTTCTTGTTAGTAGGCCTTGACCTCATAGGCGAGCAGGTCGAGTAA
- the LOC120649626 gene encoding AP2-like ethylene-responsive transcription factor CRL5 isoform X1, with protein MTSNSSQNLSSCSTGGSDAAVGGGSWLGFSLSPHMAATMDGSNAVQVQQHHGGLFYPPVVSSSPAGFYYALGGGQDGVATAGGNGGGGFYPGISSMPLKSDGSLCIMEALHRSEQEHQGVVVSSPSPKLEDFLGAGPAMALSLDNSSYYYAGGRGHGHGQDQGAYLQPLHCAVIPGSGAHGHDVYGGHAQLVDEQSAAAMAASWFSARGGGGYDVNGSGAILPAQGLPHPLALSMSSGTGSQSSCVTMQVGAHPDPHADAVAEYIAMDGNGSKKRGGAGALQKQPTVHRKSIDTFGQRTSQYRGVTSRHRWTGRYEAHLWDNSCKKEGQTRKGRQVYLGGYDMEEKAARAYDLAALKYWGTSTHINFPIEDYREELEEMKNMTRQEYVAHLRRKSSGFSRGASIYRGVTSICRRHHQHGRWQARIGRVSGNKDLYLGTFSTQEEAAEAYDVAAIKFRGQSAVTNFDISRYDVDKILESNTLLPGEQVRRRKGGEAGGAVAESDAVARATAALEQAGNGAAADTWRIQAARADGLHGQQQHQGLLSSEAFSLLHDIVSVDTAGHGGGGASAHMSNASSLAPSVSNSREQSPDRGGGGLAMLFSKPSAAASKLACPLPLGSWASPSPVSARPGVSIAHLPMFAAWTDA; from the exons ATGACCAGCAACAGCAGCCAGAACCTCAGCAGCTGCAGCACCGGCGGGAGCGacgcggcggtcggcggcggcagctggctGGGCTTCTCGCTGTCGCCTCACATGGCGGCCACCATGGACGGCTCCAATGCCGTGCAGGTGCAGCAGCACCACGGAGGACTCTTCTACCCTCCCGTCGTCAGCTCCTCCCCCGCGGGCTTCTACTacgcgctcggcggcggccaggaTGGTGTCGCCACGGCGGGCGGCAATGGTGGCGGGGGATTCTACCCAGGGATCTCCTCCATGCCGCTCAAGTCGGACGGGTCCCTCTGCATCATGGAGGCCCTCCATAGAAGCGAGCAAGAGCATCAAG GTGTGGTGGTGTCGTCGCCATCGCCGAAGCTGGAGGATTTCTTGGGCGCGGGACCCGCGATGGCGCTGAGCTTGGACAACTCCAGCTACTACTACGctggcggccgcggccacggccacggccaggaCCAAGGCGCCTACCTCCAGCCGCTGCACTGCGCGGTGATCCCCGGGTCCGGCGCGCACGGGCACGACGTGTACGGCGGGCACGCGCAGCTGGTGGACGAGCAGTCcgccgcggcgatggcggcgagcTGGTTCTCCGCACGAGGCGGGGGCGGCTACGACGTCAACGGCTCGGGCGCCATCCTGCCGGCGCAGGGCCTCCCGCACCCGCTCGCCCTCTCCATGAGCTCCGGCACCGGGTCCCAGTCGAGCTGCGTCACCATGCAGGTCGGCGCCCACCCGGACCCCCacgccgacgccgtcgccgagTACATCGCCATGGACGGGAACGGGAGCAAgaagcgcggcggcgccggcgcgttgCAGAAGCAGCCCACCGTGCACCGCAAGTCCATCGACACCTTCGGCCAGCGCACGTCCCAGTACCGCGGGGTCACCAG CAGGCATAGGTGGACGGGGAGGTACGAGGCGCACCTCTGGGACAACAGCTGCAAGAAGGAAGGCCAGACCCGGAAAGGCCGGCAAG tTTATCTCG GCGGGTATGACATGGAGGAGAAGGCCGCGAGGGCGTATGACCTGGCGGCGCTCAAGTACTGGGGCACGTCCACGCACATCAACTTCCCG ATCGAGGACTACagggaggagctggaggagatgAAGAACATGACCAGGCAGGAGTACGTGGCTCACCTCAGAAG GAAAAGCAGTGGGTTCTCGCGCGGCGCTTCGATTTACCGAGGAGTGACCAG TATCTGCCGCAGGCATCACCAGCACGGGCGGTGGCAGGCGCGCATCGGCCGCGTCTCCGGCAACAAGGACCTCTACCTGGGAACATTCA GCACGCAGGAGGAAGCGGCGGAGGCGTACGACGTGGCGGCGATCAAGTTCCGGGGCCAGAGCGCGGTGACCAACTTCGACATCTCGCGCTACGACGTGGACAAGATCCTGGAGAGCAACACGCTGCTCCCGGGCGAGCAGGTGCGGCGCCGgaagggcggcgaggccgggggCGCGGTCGCCGAGAGCGACGCCGTGGccagggccacggcggcgctcgagcaggccggcaacggcgccgccgccgacacctGGAGGATCCAGGCGGCGCGGGCCGACGGGCTGcacgggcagcagcagcaccagggCCTCCTGTCGAGCGAGGCGTTCTCGCTGCTCCACGACATCGTGTCCGTGGACACggctggccacggcggcggcggcgccagcgcgcACATGTCGAACGCGTCGTCGCTGGCCCCTAGCGTGAGCAACTCCCGGGAGCAGAGCCCGgatcggggcggcggcgggctcgccaTGCTCTTCTCCAAGCCCTCAGCGGCGGCGTCCAAGCTGGCCTGCCCGCTGCCGCTGGGCTCCTGGGCCTCCCCGTCGCCGGTGTCCGCGCGGCCCGGCGTGTCCATCGCGCACCTGCCCATGTTCGCCGCGTGGACCGACGCCTGA
- the LOC120649626 gene encoding AP2-like ethylene-responsive transcription factor CRL5 isoform X3, giving the protein MTSNSSQNLSSCSTGGSDAAVGGGSWLGFSLSPHMAATMDGSNAVQVQQHHGGLFYPPVVSSSPAGFYYALGGGQDGVATAGGNGGGGFYPGISSMPLKSDGSLCIMEALHRSEQEHQGVVVSSPSPKLEDFLGAGPAMALSLDNSSYYYAGGRGHGHGQDQGAYLQPLHCAVIPGSGAHGHDVYGGHAQLVDEQSAAAMAASWFSARGGGGYDVNGSGAILPAQGLPHPLALSMSSGTGSQSSCVTMQVGAHPDPHADAVAEYIAMDGNGSKKRGGAGALQKQPTVHRKSIDTFGQRTSQYRGVTSRHRWTGRYEAHLWDNSCKKEGQTRKGRQVYLGGYDMEEKAARAYDLAALKYWGTSTHINFPIEDYREELEEMKNMTRQEYVAHLRRKSSGFSRGASIYRGVTRHHQHGRWQARIGRVSGNKDLYLGTFSTQEEAAEAYDVAAIKFRGQSAVTNFDISRYDVDKILESNTLLPGEQVRRRKGGEAGGAVAESDAVARATAALEQAGNGAAADTWRIQAARADGLHGQQQHQGLLSSEAFSLLHDIVSVDTAGHGGGGASAHMSNASSLAPSVSNSREQSPDRGGGGLAMLFSKPSAAASKLACPLPLGSWASPSPVSARPGVSIAHLPMFAAWTDA; this is encoded by the exons ATGACCAGCAACAGCAGCCAGAACCTCAGCAGCTGCAGCACCGGCGGGAGCGacgcggcggtcggcggcggcagctggctGGGCTTCTCGCTGTCGCCTCACATGGCGGCCACCATGGACGGCTCCAATGCCGTGCAGGTGCAGCAGCACCACGGAGGACTCTTCTACCCTCCCGTCGTCAGCTCCTCCCCCGCGGGCTTCTACTacgcgctcggcggcggccaggaTGGTGTCGCCACGGCGGGCGGCAATGGTGGCGGGGGATTCTACCCAGGGATCTCCTCCATGCCGCTCAAGTCGGACGGGTCCCTCTGCATCATGGAGGCCCTCCATAGAAGCGAGCAAGAGCATCAAG GTGTGGTGGTGTCGTCGCCATCGCCGAAGCTGGAGGATTTCTTGGGCGCGGGACCCGCGATGGCGCTGAGCTTGGACAACTCCAGCTACTACTACGctggcggccgcggccacggccacggccaggaCCAAGGCGCCTACCTCCAGCCGCTGCACTGCGCGGTGATCCCCGGGTCCGGCGCGCACGGGCACGACGTGTACGGCGGGCACGCGCAGCTGGTGGACGAGCAGTCcgccgcggcgatggcggcgagcTGGTTCTCCGCACGAGGCGGGGGCGGCTACGACGTCAACGGCTCGGGCGCCATCCTGCCGGCGCAGGGCCTCCCGCACCCGCTCGCCCTCTCCATGAGCTCCGGCACCGGGTCCCAGTCGAGCTGCGTCACCATGCAGGTCGGCGCCCACCCGGACCCCCacgccgacgccgtcgccgagTACATCGCCATGGACGGGAACGGGAGCAAgaagcgcggcggcgccggcgcgttgCAGAAGCAGCCCACCGTGCACCGCAAGTCCATCGACACCTTCGGCCAGCGCACGTCCCAGTACCGCGGGGTCACCAG CAGGCATAGGTGGACGGGGAGGTACGAGGCGCACCTCTGGGACAACAGCTGCAAGAAGGAAGGCCAGACCCGGAAAGGCCGGCAAG tTTATCTCG GCGGGTATGACATGGAGGAGAAGGCCGCGAGGGCGTATGACCTGGCGGCGCTCAAGTACTGGGGCACGTCCACGCACATCAACTTCCCG ATCGAGGACTACagggaggagctggaggagatgAAGAACATGACCAGGCAGGAGTACGTGGCTCACCTCAGAAG GAAAAGCAGTGGGTTCTCGCGCGGCGCTTCGATTTACCGAGGAGTGACCAG GCATCACCAGCACGGGCGGTGGCAGGCGCGCATCGGCCGCGTCTCCGGCAACAAGGACCTCTACCTGGGAACATTCA GCACGCAGGAGGAAGCGGCGGAGGCGTACGACGTGGCGGCGATCAAGTTCCGGGGCCAGAGCGCGGTGACCAACTTCGACATCTCGCGCTACGACGTGGACAAGATCCTGGAGAGCAACACGCTGCTCCCGGGCGAGCAGGTGCGGCGCCGgaagggcggcgaggccgggggCGCGGTCGCCGAGAGCGACGCCGTGGccagggccacggcggcgctcgagcaggccggcaacggcgccgccgccgacacctGGAGGATCCAGGCGGCGCGGGCCGACGGGCTGcacgggcagcagcagcaccagggCCTCCTGTCGAGCGAGGCGTTCTCGCTGCTCCACGACATCGTGTCCGTGGACACggctggccacggcggcggcggcgccagcgcgcACATGTCGAACGCGTCGTCGCTGGCCCCTAGCGTGAGCAACTCCCGGGAGCAGAGCCCGgatcggggcggcggcgggctcgccaTGCTCTTCTCCAAGCCCTCAGCGGCGGCGTCCAAGCTGGCCTGCCCGCTGCCGCTGGGCTCCTGGGCCTCCCCGTCGCCGGTGTCCGCGCGGCCCGGCGTGTCCATCGCGCACCTGCCCATGTTCGCCGCGTGGACCGACGCCTGA
- the LOC120649626 gene encoding AP2-like ethylene-responsive transcription factor CRL5 isoform X4 — MTSNSSQNLSSCSTGGSDAAVGGGSWLGFSLSPHMAATMDGSNAVQVQQHHGGLFYPPVVSSSPAGFYYALGGGQDGVATAGGNGGGGFYPGISSMPLKSDGSLCIMEALHRSEQEHQGVVVSSPSPKLEDFLGAGPAMALSLDNSSYYYAGGRGHGHGQDQGAYLQPLHCAVIPGSGAHGHDVYGGHAQLVDEQSAAAMAASWFSARGGGGYDVNGSGAILPAQGLPHPLALSMSSGTGSQSSCVTMQVGAHPDPHADAVAEYIAMDGNGSKKRGGAGALQKQPTVHRKSIDTFGQRTSQYRGVTRHRWTGRYEAHLWDNSCKKEGQTRKGRQVYLGGYDMEEKAARAYDLAALKYWGTSTHINFPIEDYREELEEMKNMTRQEYVAHLRRKSSGFSRGASIYRGVTRHHQHGRWQARIGRVSGNKDLYLGTFSTQEEAAEAYDVAAIKFRGQSAVTNFDISRYDVDKILESNTLLPGEQVRRRKGGEAGGAVAESDAVARATAALEQAGNGAAADTWRIQAARADGLHGQQQHQGLLSSEAFSLLHDIVSVDTAGHGGGGASAHMSNASSLAPSVSNSREQSPDRGGGGLAMLFSKPSAAASKLACPLPLGSWASPSPVSARPGVSIAHLPMFAAWTDA; from the exons ATGACCAGCAACAGCAGCCAGAACCTCAGCAGCTGCAGCACCGGCGGGAGCGacgcggcggtcggcggcggcagctggctGGGCTTCTCGCTGTCGCCTCACATGGCGGCCACCATGGACGGCTCCAATGCCGTGCAGGTGCAGCAGCACCACGGAGGACTCTTCTACCCTCCCGTCGTCAGCTCCTCCCCCGCGGGCTTCTACTacgcgctcggcggcggccaggaTGGTGTCGCCACGGCGGGCGGCAATGGTGGCGGGGGATTCTACCCAGGGATCTCCTCCATGCCGCTCAAGTCGGACGGGTCCCTCTGCATCATGGAGGCCCTCCATAGAAGCGAGCAAGAGCATCAAG GTGTGGTGGTGTCGTCGCCATCGCCGAAGCTGGAGGATTTCTTGGGCGCGGGACCCGCGATGGCGCTGAGCTTGGACAACTCCAGCTACTACTACGctggcggccgcggccacggccacggccaggaCCAAGGCGCCTACCTCCAGCCGCTGCACTGCGCGGTGATCCCCGGGTCCGGCGCGCACGGGCACGACGTGTACGGCGGGCACGCGCAGCTGGTGGACGAGCAGTCcgccgcggcgatggcggcgagcTGGTTCTCCGCACGAGGCGGGGGCGGCTACGACGTCAACGGCTCGGGCGCCATCCTGCCGGCGCAGGGCCTCCCGCACCCGCTCGCCCTCTCCATGAGCTCCGGCACCGGGTCCCAGTCGAGCTGCGTCACCATGCAGGTCGGCGCCCACCCGGACCCCCacgccgacgccgtcgccgagTACATCGCCATGGACGGGAACGGGAGCAAgaagcgcggcggcgccggcgcgttgCAGAAGCAGCCCACCGTGCACCGCAAGTCCATCGACACCTTCGGCCAGCGCACGTCCCAGTACCGCGGGGTCACCAG GCATAGGTGGACGGGGAGGTACGAGGCGCACCTCTGGGACAACAGCTGCAAGAAGGAAGGCCAGACCCGGAAAGGCCGGCAAG tTTATCTCG GCGGGTATGACATGGAGGAGAAGGCCGCGAGGGCGTATGACCTGGCGGCGCTCAAGTACTGGGGCACGTCCACGCACATCAACTTCCCG ATCGAGGACTACagggaggagctggaggagatgAAGAACATGACCAGGCAGGAGTACGTGGCTCACCTCAGAAG GAAAAGCAGTGGGTTCTCGCGCGGCGCTTCGATTTACCGAGGAGTGACCAG GCATCACCAGCACGGGCGGTGGCAGGCGCGCATCGGCCGCGTCTCCGGCAACAAGGACCTCTACCTGGGAACATTCA GCACGCAGGAGGAAGCGGCGGAGGCGTACGACGTGGCGGCGATCAAGTTCCGGGGCCAGAGCGCGGTGACCAACTTCGACATCTCGCGCTACGACGTGGACAAGATCCTGGAGAGCAACACGCTGCTCCCGGGCGAGCAGGTGCGGCGCCGgaagggcggcgaggccgggggCGCGGTCGCCGAGAGCGACGCCGTGGccagggccacggcggcgctcgagcaggccggcaacggcgccgccgccgacacctGGAGGATCCAGGCGGCGCGGGCCGACGGGCTGcacgggcagcagcagcaccagggCCTCCTGTCGAGCGAGGCGTTCTCGCTGCTCCACGACATCGTGTCCGTGGACACggctggccacggcggcggcggcgccagcgcgcACATGTCGAACGCGTCGTCGCTGGCCCCTAGCGTGAGCAACTCCCGGGAGCAGAGCCCGgatcggggcggcggcgggctcgccaTGCTCTTCTCCAAGCCCTCAGCGGCGGCGTCCAAGCTGGCCTGCCCGCTGCCGCTGGGCTCCTGGGCCTCCCCGTCGCCGGTGTCCGCGCGGCCCGGCGTGTCCATCGCGCACCTGCCCATGTTCGCCGCGTGGACCGACGCCTGA
- the LOC120649626 gene encoding AP2-like ethylene-responsive transcription factor CRL5 isoform X2, producing the protein MTSNSSQNLSSCSTGGSDAAVGGGSWLGFSLSPHMAATMDGSNAVQVQQHHGGLFYPPVVSSSPAGFYYALGGGQDGVATAGGNGGGGFYPGISSMPLKSDGSLCIMEALHRSEQEHQGVVVSSPSPKLEDFLGAGPAMALSLDNSSYYYAGGRGHGHGQDQGAYLQPLHCAVIPGSGAHGHDVYGGHAQLVDEQSAAAMAASWFSARGGGGYDVNGSGAILPAQGLPHPLALSMSSGTGSQSSCVTMQVGAHPDPHADAVAEYIAMDGNGSKKRGGAGALQKQPTVHRKSIDTFGQRTSQYRGVTRHRWTGRYEAHLWDNSCKKEGQTRKGRQVYLGGYDMEEKAARAYDLAALKYWGTSTHINFPIEDYREELEEMKNMTRQEYVAHLRRKSSGFSRGASIYRGVTSICRRHHQHGRWQARIGRVSGNKDLYLGTFSTQEEAAEAYDVAAIKFRGQSAVTNFDISRYDVDKILESNTLLPGEQVRRRKGGEAGGAVAESDAVARATAALEQAGNGAAADTWRIQAARADGLHGQQQHQGLLSSEAFSLLHDIVSVDTAGHGGGGASAHMSNASSLAPSVSNSREQSPDRGGGGLAMLFSKPSAAASKLACPLPLGSWASPSPVSARPGVSIAHLPMFAAWTDA; encoded by the exons ATGACCAGCAACAGCAGCCAGAACCTCAGCAGCTGCAGCACCGGCGGGAGCGacgcggcggtcggcggcggcagctggctGGGCTTCTCGCTGTCGCCTCACATGGCGGCCACCATGGACGGCTCCAATGCCGTGCAGGTGCAGCAGCACCACGGAGGACTCTTCTACCCTCCCGTCGTCAGCTCCTCCCCCGCGGGCTTCTACTacgcgctcggcggcggccaggaTGGTGTCGCCACGGCGGGCGGCAATGGTGGCGGGGGATTCTACCCAGGGATCTCCTCCATGCCGCTCAAGTCGGACGGGTCCCTCTGCATCATGGAGGCCCTCCATAGAAGCGAGCAAGAGCATCAAG GTGTGGTGGTGTCGTCGCCATCGCCGAAGCTGGAGGATTTCTTGGGCGCGGGACCCGCGATGGCGCTGAGCTTGGACAACTCCAGCTACTACTACGctggcggccgcggccacggccacggccaggaCCAAGGCGCCTACCTCCAGCCGCTGCACTGCGCGGTGATCCCCGGGTCCGGCGCGCACGGGCACGACGTGTACGGCGGGCACGCGCAGCTGGTGGACGAGCAGTCcgccgcggcgatggcggcgagcTGGTTCTCCGCACGAGGCGGGGGCGGCTACGACGTCAACGGCTCGGGCGCCATCCTGCCGGCGCAGGGCCTCCCGCACCCGCTCGCCCTCTCCATGAGCTCCGGCACCGGGTCCCAGTCGAGCTGCGTCACCATGCAGGTCGGCGCCCACCCGGACCCCCacgccgacgccgtcgccgagTACATCGCCATGGACGGGAACGGGAGCAAgaagcgcggcggcgccggcgcgttgCAGAAGCAGCCCACCGTGCACCGCAAGTCCATCGACACCTTCGGCCAGCGCACGTCCCAGTACCGCGGGGTCACCAG GCATAGGTGGACGGGGAGGTACGAGGCGCACCTCTGGGACAACAGCTGCAAGAAGGAAGGCCAGACCCGGAAAGGCCGGCAAG tTTATCTCG GCGGGTATGACATGGAGGAGAAGGCCGCGAGGGCGTATGACCTGGCGGCGCTCAAGTACTGGGGCACGTCCACGCACATCAACTTCCCG ATCGAGGACTACagggaggagctggaggagatgAAGAACATGACCAGGCAGGAGTACGTGGCTCACCTCAGAAG GAAAAGCAGTGGGTTCTCGCGCGGCGCTTCGATTTACCGAGGAGTGACCAG TATCTGCCGCAGGCATCACCAGCACGGGCGGTGGCAGGCGCGCATCGGCCGCGTCTCCGGCAACAAGGACCTCTACCTGGGAACATTCA GCACGCAGGAGGAAGCGGCGGAGGCGTACGACGTGGCGGCGATCAAGTTCCGGGGCCAGAGCGCGGTGACCAACTTCGACATCTCGCGCTACGACGTGGACAAGATCCTGGAGAGCAACACGCTGCTCCCGGGCGAGCAGGTGCGGCGCCGgaagggcggcgaggccgggggCGCGGTCGCCGAGAGCGACGCCGTGGccagggccacggcggcgctcgagcaggccggcaacggcgccgccgccgacacctGGAGGATCCAGGCGGCGCGGGCCGACGGGCTGcacgggcagcagcagcaccagggCCTCCTGTCGAGCGAGGCGTTCTCGCTGCTCCACGACATCGTGTCCGTGGACACggctggccacggcggcggcggcgccagcgcgcACATGTCGAACGCGTCGTCGCTGGCCCCTAGCGTGAGCAACTCCCGGGAGCAGAGCCCGgatcggggcggcggcgggctcgccaTGCTCTTCTCCAAGCCCTCAGCGGCGGCGTCCAAGCTGGCCTGCCCGCTGCCGCTGGGCTCCTGGGCCTCCCCGTCGCCGGTGTCCGCGCGGCCCGGCGTGTCCATCGCGCACCTGCCCATGTTCGCCGCGTGGACCGACGCCTGA